The genomic window CCCCGCCAAGACCGAAGCCGGCCATGAAAAACTGCTGGCCACCGCGCGCCAGCTGGCCGCGAAAAAACCCGACTTCTTCTCCTGCACCTACGGTGCCGGTGGCTCCACCCGCGACCGCACCCTGACCACCGTGCTGCAACTGGACGGCGAAGTGCAGGTGCCGACCGCGCCGCACCTGTCCTGTGTCGGCGACACCAAGGGCGAACTGCGCGCGCTGCTGGCCCACTACAAGGACGCCGGCATTCGTCGTATCGTCGCCCTGCGCGGCGACCTGCCCTCGGGCATGGGCATGGCCAGCGGCGAGCTGCGCTACGCCAACGAACTGGTGGAATTCATCCGCGCCGAAACCGGCGACCACTTCCACATCGAAGTTGCCGCCTATCCGGAAGTTCACCCGCAGGCACGCAATTTCGAGGATGATCTGGCGAATTTCGTGCGCAAGGTCAAAGCCGGCGCCGACTCCGCCATCACACAATACTTCTTCAACGCCGACAGCTACTTCCATTTTGTCGAGCGAGCGGAGAAACTCGGTGTCAGCATTCCGGTCGTACCGGGTATCATGCCGATCACCAACTACACCAAACTGGCCCGCTTCTCCGACGCCTGTGGCGCGGAAATCCCCCGTTGGATTCGCAAGCAGCTGGAAGCCTACGGCGACGACATCGCCAGCATCCAGGCCTTTGGTGAGCAGGTCATCACCGACATGTGCGAACGTCTCCTCGAAGGCGGCGCACCCGGTCTGCATTTCTACACCCTGAACCAGGCTGAACCCAGCCTGGCGCTCTGGAACAACCTCAAGCTCCCCCGCTGAGGATCATTGCTCCGGGCTTACCGTCCGCGATCCCGGCCAGCGCAACGCCGGCGCATCGTGGACGGAGTGCTTCCAGCCAGCGGCTGAGCGCTCGCCCCGAGCTTGAAATCACGCGCCCTCGAGCCGGCAGGTCGCCGGCCTACAGGAACCCCGCATGTCCTTTTCTTCCCTCGGTCTCTCCGAGGCCCTGGCTGGCGCCGTTGAAGCCGCCGGCTACGCGCGCCCCACTCCCGTTCAGGAACGCGCCATCCCCGCCGTACTGCAAGGCCGCGACCTCATGGTTGCCGCCCAGACCGGCACCGGCAAGACCGGCGGCTTCGCCCTCCCGGTGCTCGAACGCCTGTTCCCCGAAGGCCACCCGGACCGCGAACACCGCCACGGCCCGCGCCAGGCCCGCGTCCTGGTCCTGACGCCGACCCGCGAGCTGGCTGCCCAGGTGCACGACAGCTTCAAGGTCTACGCCCGCGACCTGCCCCTGAAAAGCGCCTGCATCTTCGGCGGCGTCGGCATGAATCCGCAGGTCCAGGCCGTCTCCAAGGGCGTCGACGTACTCGTCGCCTGCCCCGGTCGCCTGCTCGACCTGGTCGGCCAGGGCAGCATCGATCTGTCCCACGTGGAAATCCTCGTCCTCGACGAAGCCGACCGCATGCTCGACATGGGCTTCATCCACGACGTGAAGAAGGTCCTCGCCAAGCTGCCGCCCAAGCGTCAGAACCTGCTGTTCTCGGCGACCTTCTCCAAGGACATCGTCGACCTCGCCAACAAGCTCCTGCACAACCCGGAGCGCATCGAGGTCACCCCGCCGAACACCACCGTCGAGCGCATCGAGCAACGCGTGTTCCGCATCCCTGCCGTGCAGAAGCGCGCCCTGCTGGCTCACCTGGTGACCATGGGCGCCTGGGAGCAGGTGCTGGTGTTCACCCGCACCAAGCACGGCGCCAACCGCCTCGCCGAATACCTGACCAAGCACGGCCTGCCGGCCGCCGCGATCCACGGCAACAAGAGCCAGAACGCGCGCACCAAGGCCCTGGCCGACTTCAAGGCCAACGACGTCCGCATCCTGGTCGCCACCGACATCGCCGCCCGCGGCCTGGACATCGACCAGTTGCCCCATGTGGTGAACTACGAGCTGCCCAACGTCGAGGAAGACTACGTCCACCGTATCGGCCGTACCGGCCGCGCCGGCCGTACCGGTGAAGCCATCTCGCTGGTGGCGCCGGACGAGGACAAGCTGCTCAAGGCCATCGAGCGCCTGACCAAGCAGCGCATCCCCGATGGCGACATGCAAGGCTTCGACCCCGATGCGGTGCTGCCGGAAGTCCAGCAGCCCGAGCCGAAGGAAGCCCCCCAGCGCCAGCCGCGCAAGGACAAGGCCAAGCGCGGCGAGCGCAAGGACCGCAACAAGGACAAGCCGCAGCAGGCCCAGGCCGAAGCGCAGCAGCACCCTGCCGCTTCCGACGCCGCCGAAGGCACCGAGGGCGACAAGCCCGCCGGCAAGCGCCGCCGTCGTGGCGGTCGCGGCAAGAAGAAAGGCGACGGCCAGGGCGGTGATGCCCAGCCCAACTCCAACGCCAATGCCCAACCGCGTCAGCCCCGTGAGCCGCGCCAGCCCCGTCAGGAGCAACAGGCCAAGCCGGCCCGCGCGCCGAAAGTCGATGGCAACCGCGACCCGGAAGAATTCCTCGACGACGATTTCGACAACTTCGGCAACCGCGCCGACTACGTCAGCCCCTTCCCGGACAAGGACCAGCAACGCGGCCAGCGCCGCCGTGGCGGTCAGGGTCAAGGCCAGAGTCAGGGCCAGGGCCAGCAGCGTCCCCGCGGCCAGGGCGGCCAGGGCGGTGGCCAGGGCAGCGGTCAAGGCCGTGGCCAGGGTCAAGGCCAAGGTCAGGGCAAGGCCGCACGCAAGCCTAACGGCACCGGTCGCAGCCAGGGCCAGGGCGGCAACGGCCAGGGCAAGCCCGGTCAGCGCAAGCGTGGCGGCAAGGCCCCGGCCTCGCGCATGAATGACGCTCCGCTGCGCGAGCCGAGCGAGTACGGCGCCGCCAAGCCGACCCGCCAGCCGGTGGTGATCAACAAGCGCGACCTGGTCCGCTCCGACCGCTTCCCCACGCCGGAGCAGTTGGAAGAGCTGGAACCGCGCCGCAAGACCGAGCGTCCCGCGCTGCTGACCCGCAACCGCGACTGATGCTGCAGAAGAAACCGCCCTCCGGGGCGGTTTCTTTTTGCGCGCGATTCCGGCAATGCCCAATCCTGCAAGAGCGCCCCATGGGCGCTAATCGCGGGCATGGCCCGCTCCTACAGTCACCGGCCGGCTCCGGCGTGCCCCCTGTGTGTAGGAGCGGACTCCGTCCGCGATCAGTTCCGCGCGAGGGATCATCGCGGACGAAGTCCGCTCCTACGAGAGCCAATCCAGCCCCGCCGATCAGGCACAAAAAAGCCGCCCGAAGGCGGCTCTTTCAGCGTGGCACACGCCTCACAGCACCTGCCGTAGGAAGGCCTGCGCACGCGCGTCCTTGGGCTGGGCGAAGAATGCCGCCGGGGCGGCGTCTTCCAGCAGCTTGCCATGATCGAAGAACAGCACACGGTCCGCCACTTCACGGGCGAAGCCCATCTCGTGGGTCACGCAGACCATGGTCATGCCTTCCAGCGCCAGGGTCTTCATCACGTCCAGCACCTCGCCGACCATCTCCGGGTCAAGCGCTGAGGTGGGTTCGTCGAACAGCATCACCTTCGGGTCCATGCACAGCGCACGGGCAATCGCCACACGCTGCTGCTGCCCGCCGGAGAGACGCGACGGGTATTCGTTGGCCTTCTGGCCGATACCGACCTTCTCCAGCAGCGCACGGGCCTTGGCTTCTCGCTCGGCCTTGCCGCGCTTGCGCACGACCTTCTGCGCCAGGCACAGGTTCTCCAGCACCGTCATGTGCGGGAACAGGTTGAAATGCTGGAACACCATGCCGACTTCGCGGCGGTAGGCGTTGATGTCGGTCTTCGGGTTGGCGAGGTCGACGCCGTCGATGCTCACCGAGCCGGAGTCGAACTCCTCCAGCCCGTTGAGGCAGCGCAGGAAGGTGGACTTGCCCGAGCCGGACGGCCCGATCACCACCACCACTTCGCCCTTGGCCACGCCGGTGGTGACGTCATCCACCGCGCGCACGACGTGCCCGCGGGTGTCGAAGACCTTGGTCAGGTTACGCACTTCAATCACTTTGGCCGAGCCTCCGCTCCAGGCGCCCCGCCAGATGCGACAGCGGCAGGTTGATCACGAGGTAGAGCGCGGCGACGCAGAACCAGATCTCGAAGGTGGAGAACGAGGTGGTGATCGCTTCGCGGCCACTCTTGGTCAGTTCGGTAATGGCGATCACCGAGACCAGGGACGTATCCTTGACCAGGCTGATGAACTGCCCGGCCAGCGGCGGCAGCACGCGCTTGAATGCCTGCGGGAGGATCACGTGGCGCATCGACTGTGCGGCGTTCAGGCCCAGGGAGCGCGCGGCTTC from Pseudomonas sp. GCEP-101 includes these protein-coding regions:
- the metF gene encoding methylenetetrahydrofolate reductase [NAD(P)H], coding for MSQKERRFSFEFFPAKTEAGHEKLLATARQLAAKKPDFFSCTYGAGGSTRDRTLTTVLQLDGEVQVPTAPHLSCVGDTKGELRALLAHYKDAGIRRIVALRGDLPSGMGMASGELRYANELVEFIRAETGDHFHIEVAAYPEVHPQARNFEDDLANFVRKVKAGADSAITQYFFNADSYFHFVERAEKLGVSIPVVPGIMPITNYTKLARFSDACGAEIPRWIRKQLEAYGDDIASIQAFGEQVITDMCERLLEGGAPGLHFYTLNQAEPSLALWNNLKLPR
- a CDS encoding DEAD/DEAH box helicase; its protein translation is MSFSSLGLSEALAGAVEAAGYARPTPVQERAIPAVLQGRDLMVAAQTGTGKTGGFALPVLERLFPEGHPDREHRHGPRQARVLVLTPTRELAAQVHDSFKVYARDLPLKSACIFGGVGMNPQVQAVSKGVDVLVACPGRLLDLVGQGSIDLSHVEILVLDEADRMLDMGFIHDVKKVLAKLPPKRQNLLFSATFSKDIVDLANKLLHNPERIEVTPPNTTVERIEQRVFRIPAVQKRALLAHLVTMGAWEQVLVFTRTKHGANRLAEYLTKHGLPAAAIHGNKSQNARTKALADFKANDVRILVATDIAARGLDIDQLPHVVNYELPNVEEDYVHRIGRTGRAGRTGEAISLVAPDEDKLLKAIERLTKQRIPDGDMQGFDPDAVLPEVQQPEPKEAPQRQPRKDKAKRGERKDRNKDKPQQAQAEAQQHPAASDAAEGTEGDKPAGKRRRRGGRGKKKGDGQGGDAQPNSNANAQPRQPREPRQPRQEQQAKPARAPKVDGNRDPEEFLDDDFDNFGNRADYVSPFPDKDQQRGQRRRGGQGQGQSQGQGQQRPRGQGGQGGGQGSGQGRGQGQGQGQGKAARKPNGTGRSQGQGGNGQGKPGQRKRGGKAPASRMNDAPLREPSEYGAAKPTRQPVVINKRDLVRSDRFPTPEQLEELEPRRKTERPALLTRNRD
- a CDS encoding amino acid ABC transporter ATP-binding protein → MIEVRNLTKVFDTRGHVVRAVDDVTTGVAKGEVVVVIGPSGSGKSTFLRCLNGLEEFDSGSVSIDGVDLANPKTDINAYRREVGMVFQHFNLFPHMTVLENLCLAQKVVRKRGKAEREAKARALLEKVGIGQKANEYPSRLSGGQQQRVAIARALCMDPKVMLFDEPTSALDPEMVGEVLDVMKTLALEGMTMVCVTHEMGFAREVADRVLFFDHGKLLEDAAPAAFFAQPKDARAQAFLRQVL